The proteins below come from a single Miscanthus floridulus cultivar M001 chromosome 1, ASM1932011v1, whole genome shotgun sequence genomic window:
- the LOC136471482 gene encoding zinc finger protein 1-like — MAMSEAVLDAAAATPWSRSRQQIQDDEGTVVHAQPRCAADGPAKRKRSRVLMLARGQRDVAARGPAPAPSSPSQEHRCSVCGKTFPSHQALGGHKSSHRHRASRTPATTTSEPADDPASSASPAASSSTSGAAGGRVVHECSVCRKTFPTGQALGGHKRCHYEGSAGAATTALLSSRGFDLNVPALPDLMVDADWCMLPPAAEAEEGEEVLSPLAFKKPRLMIMS; from the coding sequence ATGGCCATGTCGGAGGCAGTTCTCGACGCTGCGGCGGCGACTCCGTGGTCACGCTCACGCCAGCAGATCCAGGACGACGAGGGCACTGTCGTCCATGCACAGCCGCGCTGCGCCGCCGACGGGCCCGCCAAGCGCAAGCGGTCGAGGGTCCTCATGCTGGCGCGCGGGCAGCGCGACGTCGCCGCCCGCGGCCCCGCGCCCGCACCGTCGTCGCCGTCCCAGGAGCACAGGTGCTCGGTATGCGGCAAGACGTTCCCGTCCCACCAGGCACTTGGCGGCCACAAGTCGAGCCACCGGCACCGCGCCAGCAGGACGCCCGCAACAACCACTTCCGAGCCGGCGGACGATCCGGCGTCCTCGGCGTCGCCCGCCGCGTCCTCGTCCACGTCCGGCGCTGCTGGCGGCAGGGTGGTGCACGAGTGCTCTGTTTGCAGGAAGACCTTCCCGACGGGGCAGGCGCTGGGCGGCCACAAACGGTGCCACTACGAGGGCAGCGCCGGCGCCGCCACCACGGCCTTATTGAGCAGCCGCGGGTTCGATCTTAACGTACCGGCCCTGCCGGACTTGATGGTTGACGCCGATTGGTGTATGCTGCCACCGGCGGCCGAGGccgaggagggggaggaagtgcTCAGCCCCTTGGCCTTCAAGAAGCCGAGGCTGATGATCATGTCATAG